Below is a window of Brachyspira pilosicoli DNA.
AATTAATATTGTTCTCTTAACTTGCACTTTTTGCAACTTTTTGCGGCGGGAAAAAGTTGAATAAAAAAACTTATTATATATTTTAAAACTTTTAAATCTATTAATTTTGGTTTTTATATTTTGGGGACTAGTCCCCAAACCCCTACTTCTTTTGGTGACCCAAAGAAGCAAAAAGACTGCATTTTTTAGTCTAAAATAAAGGTGTTATCCTATAGTTTATACATATTCATAATATATTAGCTATAGTACTTGTATTTTCGTGAAGTGTGCCCAAAGGGCAAAAACTTTTTGACGAAGTACGCACAACAGTTGGGCAAAGCCACCACAAATAAAAACTTTAAATTTTTAGTATACTAATTATTCTCTTTTAAATAATTAATAAATCTCTCAGGCAAATACACATTACTATATTCTAATGCCTTTCTAAATAAAGGAGCTATCTCTGATACTTTAAAACCCGCTATGCCGCAGCCTATCTCTGTAACAAGAAATTTTTTGTCTTTGTTTTCTATAGTAAAATCTAAAAACTCATCAACATACTTTTTTATTTCATCAATGCTCATTTTTCCGCTTCTCGTATAATCAACCGTAGGAATAGCAAAAGTTTTACCCTGAAGACCAAAAGCTTTGCCATATATAGCACCCCAATTCATAGCCATTCTTGCAGCTCCTCCTGCATGCATGCCTTCTGTGTTGCTTCCAAATACAAAAACTTCATCTTCTTCTAATTTATCAATATGTTTTGCTGATACTCTCATAAATATAAACCTTAATTAATTATAGCTTCATTAAACCTAAAATCTATTCTATAAGTTAAAGTAGCCTGGTCATGAACAGTTTTTAATATGGCAGCAAGATCAACAAATTTATTAGCAGTAACATATTTGTCTAATATCACCTGAACCTGATAGCCCCTCGGATAAAGTATCAAATCCTTTCCAAAAGCATTTATCTCTGAAATAAGATTATATATATCATAATTATTAGTTTTCAATTCATATAAAACGCTTCTTAAATATTTTGTATAATCGTTTTCTATTTTTTCGTTTGTTGAAGTGATAGTTAAACCTGTAATATAAGGTACATCATAATTATAAATAGATGAATTTCTTATAATATATCCGTCATCAGTAATTTCGTATATACCATTTTGCGACTCTGCTAAAAATAAAGTCTCTCTCTCTTTTATATTAACAATAAGTAAATCTGGAAAAGATATTTTTATGCTCTCTACTTGAAGCCTGATATTTTTTTCTATTCTCTGTTTTATTTCTTTTTTGGGTATAAAAAATAAACTTTTATTATTATAATCGCTCAAATTAGCTTCTTCTATTATAGTAATAGGTGCTATTAATTTAAGCCCTCTTATCTCAACTCTCAAAACTTTCGCTTTGTTGAAAATAAAACCAATACCAATAATAAATATTATTAACAAAAAATATAATACTATTTTCTTTATTAATTTTTTTTGCTTTTGACTTAATTTATTTTTTTGAAGCTTTTTTCTTAATTTGCTTTCATTAAAAGTTTTATTTTTCATATTTAATTTTGGGTTTTAATTTACTTCGCATCCAGCATTAAAGCCTCTTTCTGTTACCATAAGAGAAAGAGTCTCTCCATTATCTGCCAAAAGAAGCATACCATGTGAATTAACACCTCTAAACTTTTTAGGTTTTAAATTAGCAAGATAAAGTACAGTCTTTCCAACCATCTCCTCTGGCTTATAATACTCAGCAATAGAAGAAACAACAACTCTCTGCTCTCCTCCGCCTATATCAACTACAAACTTTAAAAGCTTATCTGCATTTTCAACCTTCTCAGCAACAACTATTGTAGCAGTTAATAATTCTAACTTCTCAAAATCTTCTTTTTCTATATAAGGCTTATGTTTATCTTCTTTAGGAGGATTAACTTCTTTTTTATTTTCTTCAGAAGAAACACCTATCTCTTTTTCTATATCATATCTATTAAATAAAGGCTCTCCTTTTTCTATCTTTATACCAGCCTTTAAAGACCCCCATTTCTTAGCATCTTCCAAAGGAACACTGTCGCCAAGACCTAATCTATTAAATACCTTTTTAGGAGTCTCCACAAAAAATATTTGCAAATAAGCAGTTACTATATAATATGCTTGAAAAGATATATACATAACATTAGCTAAATGGTCTCTTTTAGTTTCATCTTTAGCAAGATTCCAAGGAGCACTCTCTTCAACATATTTGTTTACCATTTTTATAACTTCCCAAATATTGAATAAAGCATCTTGAAACTTAAAAGAATCTAAAGAAGATTCCACATTAGCATCTAATGTAAGCACTGCCTTTTTTAATTCTCTCTCTCTATCAGAATAAACACTCTCAACCTCTTCTGGAAGAACACCGTCAAAATATTTTCCAAGCATTGTAGTAATTCTATGCCATAAATTACCATAATCATTAGCCAAATCGCTATTAATTCTTTTTAAGAAAAGCTCTTGTGAATAGAATCCATCGACACCAAAATTAATCTCTCTCATAAGGAAATATCTTAAAGCATCAACTCCATATTTATCTATTAAAGTATTAGGATCAACAACATTTCCCCTGCTCTTACTCATCTTCTTACCATCATCAAAAAGCACCCAGCCATGGCCAAACACCTTTTTAGGAAGAGGTACATCAAGCATTTTAAGCATTATAGGCCATATAACAGCATGGAAACGAACTATCTCTTTACCAACAAAATGAACATCGCAAGGCCAATATTTTTTATATAACTCATCTTCTTCACTATACCCTAAAGCTGTAATATAGTTTGATAGAGCATCAATCCATACATATATGCTGTGCTCATTATCTATAGGGCAAGGTATACCCCATTTTAACCCCTTACGAGTAACAGCTAAATCTTCAAGACCAGGAAGCAAAAAGTTTTTAAGCATCTCATTTTGTCTCTCTTTAGGCTCTAAAAACTCAGGGTGTTCTTTATAATAATTGATAAGCCAATCTCCAAACTCAGAAAGTTTAAGATAATAACATTCCTCTTCTTTATACTCCAATTCTTTCTCACAATCAGGGCAGTAACATTTTCCATCATCTTTTTTTACAACCTGACTCTCTGTAAAAAACGCCTCGTCGCTTACACAGTAAAGACCTTTATATGAACCTTTGTAAATATATCCTTTATCATAAAGCTGTTTGAATATATTTTGTACTCTTCTTTCATGATAATCATCTGTTGTTCTTATATAATGATTATAATCTATATGAAGTCTTTTCCATAATTTTTTTGTAGCATCTACTATATTATCAACATATTCTTTGGGAGTAGTTTTAGCTTCCTCTGCTTTTCTTTGAATCTTCTCTCCATGTTCATCAGTACCCGTTAAAAAATAAACATCATAACCCATTATTTTTTTATATCTCGCCATAGTGTCTGCCGCTATGGTACAGTAACAATGCCCTATATGTAAATAATCTGAAGGATAATATATTGGAGTTGTGATATAAAATTTTTTGTCTGTCATTTATTATTTCTCCCTAAAACTATGCTTAGACAATTATACTAAAATAAACAGTTTTTGTAAAGCCGTTTTAATATTGAATTATTTATTGATTTTTTATTTTTATGGAACTTTATAAGATAAAAAGCTATATAATTTTTTTATTAAAAAGCAATTATAAAAAATTTTTATATATCATCATTTTCTATATTATATTCATCTTCTTTATTCTCTTCTTCTTCCTCTCCACTATTTTTATTTAATTTTTCTATTCTAATCTTTGTAACAATATTTCCGCTCTTTCCAACAACAGTAAAAGAATAACCATTATATTTTATAGCCTCATTTCTCTTTGGAAGCCTTCCAAGATAAGAAAACAAAAATCCGCCTACAGTATCAGCGTCATCATCTGGTATGTCTGGAAGTATCCCATATTTATTAATCTCATCTATCCTCATCCTAGCATCAACTAAGAAACTTCCATCATCATTACTCTTAACTTCTTCATCATCTTCCTCATCAAACTCATCTCGAATATCTCCTACAATCTCCTCAAGTACATCTTCCATACTAACAATTCCAGAAAATCCGCCGTACTCATCAACTACCATAGCAATATGAATCTGCTTAGTTCTAAAATTCTTCAAAAGCTCCATAAGCGAAATAGATATCGGTACAAAAAAAGCCTTGTGTATTATCTTCTTTAAATTAAAAGTTTTTTCATCTATATCCACCAAATCCTTAACATAAAGTACACCAACTATATCATCTATCCCATCTTTATAAACAGGTATCCTTGAGTTTCTATCTCTATTAAAAGCTTTAATTACCTTCTCATAGCTTGTATCTATATGAAGCATATTTACATCAACTCTCGGTATCATTATATCTTTTACATTTTTACTTTTTAGTTCAATAGTGTTTATTACAATCTCTCTCTCTTCTTCTGTTAATAAACTTAAATTAATATAGTGGCTCTTATCATTATAATTATCTTTATTCTTTTTAACTATCTTTTTTAATATCTTCTTTATTGGCATTATAATTCCCTTTTATATGTTCAAGTATTTTTTTATATAATTCTCTCATTCTTTTATAATTTTTTTTAAGAGATTTTTCTGTATAATTATGATGTATACCCTGTAAATGAAGTATAGAATGAACTATTAATTTTATGACAGTCATCTTTATTTTATCTTCGCTATATCTGTCCAAAACCCACTCATAAGAAATAACAATATCGCCTCCGTCTTTAGCTTCCCCCATAGGAAAAGTTAATACATCTGTGGCTTTGTCTTTATTTCTAAATTGCTTGTTTAGTCCTCTTATGTAATCATCATTAGAAAAAACTAAATTTACTTCCCCATCAATATTTGCAGCTTTTACAGCATGATATAAAAAATACCTATAAATATTTAGATTAATATCATAATCAGTGTTATTAAAAACATTAACCTTTTTCATACTATTTCTTTACTTTGTCTTTATTAATAGCTTCTTTTTTAGTATTGATATTTTTAATAAATCTTTCTTTTGTTTTTGAAACTTTTTTAGTATCTGTTTTAGTATTTTTCTCAGTATTTTCTGCTTTTTCGTTTTTATTATTATTATCTTTGCCTACATCTTTTGGAAGCTCTGGATATTTTATTCTCTCATGTAATGAAATTAAAATCTTTTGTAAGCTTATTCTTTTAATAGTTTCAATATCTTGCAATGTAAGCCCGCTGTCATTTAATTCACCCTCTGTCATTTTACTTTTTACTATGCTGTCTATGAGTGATGCTAATTTTTCTTTAGTAGGACTATCTATAGTTCTGCTTGCTGCTTCTATAGAATCTAATATCATTAAAATAGCTGTAATTTTAGATTGAGGTTTGGGACCTCCATAAGTAAATAAACTTACATCTATATCAGGGTCTTCTTTTAGAGCATCTGCATAGAAATATTTTATTAAACTTGTTCCATGATGTTCTTTTATAGCAGCTATTATTTCTTTTGGAAGTCTATATTTTTTTGCTATCTCAACTCCAAAACGAACATGTGATTTTACTATTGCAGCAGATAAAGTTGGCTTTAATTTATTATGTCTGTTATCATCTCTATTTGTATTTTCTATAAAATATAACGGATTTTCTATTTTACCTATATCATGATAATATGCTGATACGCAGGCCAACCTTCCATCTTCCCCAATCTCATCGGCTATAGTTTCTACCAAATTAGCCATATTAATAGAATGGTGATAAGTACCCGGAGCATTGATTTGAAGCTGTCTTAAAAGAGGATTGTTTAAGTCTGCCAATTCCTGAAGTCTAAATATAGTAGCCGTCTCAAGTAAATACTCACAAATAGGAAGAATAATCATAACGAGTATTGCTTGTATTAAACCGCTTGCAAAAGCAAATACAAATATCATATAATTAAAATTAAAATCATCTTTAATAAATGCATTAATTAATGACACTATACTTAAAGATACCCCTATTTGAATACCTAACCATAAAACCCCATTTCTGCTATTAATCTTTTTTGTAGCAATAGAAGTTATCATAGATATTACAAATAGTGAGAAAAACTCATACACATCAGCTTGAACCATATTAGCAGCTAAAAGAGTAATACATACAGTTACAATAGCTGAAATCCCCCTTCTTGCCCCAAGCAAAGTATTAAGCATAGAAAACATTGGTATAAAAGTGTATATATAAAAAGGTATATTTATAAGTTTATCCGATACATAATTGCTTATAAAATATGCTATAGAAATAATAAGCAAATATTCAAGTGAAAATAAAATAAAATTTTTAAAATTAGTATAAAACTCTATCTTGTATTTAAAAATGATGTATCCTACAAAACTGAATAACATCAATATAAATAACCCCTGACCTATTAAATTTCTTATATTATACTCAAAAAAACTATTATTATCTAAAATATATTTTAAAAGCTTTACCTTATCCTCTGTAACCCTTTCACCCTCTTCTAATATTGGAAAACCAGCCTTTATTGTTGTATATATAGGGTCCACAGATAATTGAATCTTATTTATCTCCTCTTGAGTTTTTTCTGAATTATAAATTAAATTATCTACCAAAAAAACATTTATTATAGAAGATATTGTATTAATATGAAATACATTCAAATCATTATATCTATTTCCTAAAATAGAGCTAATTTCATTTTTTAAATTCTCTAAAAAGAATATTCTATTTTTTGCCGCTATTCTCTCTTCAACAACATAATCATTATACTTATAAATAAATATACCATTATTAAGTATCAATCTTAAAGTTTCAGGAGTTAAATTTCTTTTGGATATTATTCCAACTTCAAATAAACTCTTAAGTGTATCTATAACTTTTGACTCATATCCAATATTATCTTTATTAACAATAGCATTAGAAAAAATTGTCTTATTAATATTTAAATTATATTCGGATATTACAGCATCATATATCTCATCAAAAGAAACATTATTCGTATCAAAACTTCTAATAAAGTTAAACATATTACTAACTTTTAATAATGATTCTTTTTCTATACTCTCTGGCATTTCAAATATAGGCCTTACATTAGCCTGTAAATATGTTATTAATCTTTGAGTTTCTTCTACATTTTTATATTTTATATTACTTTTAGCAATCAAAGGCTCTTTTACTGTTTCGCCTATAGACGGTATTGTAATTTTTTGCACATAAGTTGGAAATACTAAAACTAATGTTATTATATACAAAATTACTGCTATTAACAATTGAAATATTCTCTCCATATTGAGAGTTTTATTGATTATAGATTTAATAATTTTTTTATTCGTGTTCATAATAAATTTTATCCAATAGTCTTACTCTTTTATATTATCAGCATTATCATAAGCTTCTAATATTTTGGTAACTAACCTATGCCTTATCACATCTTTTTTATCAAAATGATGAAAAGCTATTCCTTCTATATTGTTTAATATTTTAATAGAATGCTCCAGTCCAGATTTTACATTTTTTGGCAAATCGCTTTGAGTAATATCTCCTGTAATAACAGCCTTAGACTTCTCTCCTATTCTGCTTAAAAACATCTTCATCTGAGCAACTGTAGTGTTTTGTGCCTCATCAAGTATTATAAAAGCCCTGCTTAAAGTTCTTCCCCTCATATAAGCTAAAGGAGCTACTTCTATTTTATTCTCTTCTGTATATCTTAATATTATATCACTAGACAAAAGACTATACAAGGCATCATATACAGGTCTCATATACGGTGAAATCTTTTCTTTGAAATCTCCAGGCAAATATCCCAAACTCTCACCCGCCTCAACAACAGGTCTTGTTATTATCATACGCTCAATCTTATTTTCTGCAAGCAAACTTATACCATAAGCAACAGATAGAAATGTTTTTCCAGTACCTGCCGCACCCGTAGAAAATACTATATCATTAAAAATCATCTTCTCTAAATATTCACCCTGAGATATAGTTTTCATTTCTATGTTTCTTCCAAGATACGGAAGCTTTATACGCATATTAATTAAAGAACTCTCACGCTCTTTAAATACATTATCAGATATATTAATAACCTTTTCTAAAGAAATTTCGGTATTAGAAATATACATGTCTTTAAGTATATATATCACTTTTAGAGTATCTTCTATATTTGAATAATTACCCTCTATAGTTAATTCATTTCCTTTTGGATATATTGAAACATTAAATTTATTCTCTAAAGCTTGAAGATTTTTATCCTCTGCACCGCAAATGGAAATATACGCATCATAATCTTTAAACTTTACTTTATTGTCTAATCTCTTTTTATTTATTTTTTTATCCTTTAATTTTTATTGTATTATAATATAGTACAAAAAAATTGATTATTGTCAATATTACATATATTAAAATTTCATACAAGTAGAAAACATATCGTATTAAATCTCTATTAATTTTTTCAACTATATCATAGCAGCATTATATATAATAGTAGAATCTTAATTTGAAGCCTAATATATTTTTTATCTAATTTTACAAAAATTATTATATTCTCTTAATTTTAGTTTGGATTTATATAAAATTAGTTATTTATTATAAAAATCATAAAATTATTTTTAGTTTTAACTTTAATAATAATTAATAATACTTTTTTATAATTCGTATTATAATTTTGTTTAAAACATTTATTTATAATAATTAAGATTATAAAAATTTATGATTTTTTAGACCAAAAAATAATATAATATACATCTTGTTCAAACAAAAAAAAATTAACTATTTTTAATTATTGATTTTTATACCTATATATAATATAATTATTATGTTTATTCAAACTAAAAGAAATATAACTTATTTTTAATAATCAAATAAATAATTTTTTAAGAGGAACTAATATGCGTTTTAAAAGTGCCTATAATGGAATATTAACAAAAGACGATATCGGCAAAGAAGTAAAATTAGCCGGTTGGGTGTTAAGAAGAAGAGATCATGGCGGAGTAATATTCGTAGATTTAAGAGACAGAACAGGTTTTGTACAAATTGTATTCAATCCTGAAATCAGCAAAGAAGCACATAATGACGCTCAAGATTTGAGAAGCGAATATGTTATTAGTGTTGAAGGTAAAATAAGAGCAAGAAGTCCTGAAATGGTTAACCCTAAAATTCCTACTGGTGAAATTGAGGTTATGGTTGAAAAAATGGAGCTTCTTAATACTTCTGAAACTCCTCCTTTCTTACTTGAAGATGATATTGATACTGGCGAAGATATAAGATTAAAATACAGATACTTAGATTTAAGAAGAAATAAAGTATTTAATAACTTATATAAAAGATTCCAAATCACTAATGCTTTCAGAAAACATTTAGCTGATAATGGTTTTATAGATGTTGAAACTCCTATATTAAATAAAAGTACTCCTGAAGGTGCAAGAGACTTCTTAGTTCCTTCAAGATTAAATGCTGGAGATTTCTATGCATTGCCTCAATCTCCTCAAATATTCAAACAAATACTTATGATAGGCGGTTTTGAAAGATACTATCAAGTAGCTAAATGTTTCCGCGATGAGGACTTAAGAGCTGACAGACAGCCTGAATTTACTCAAGTTGATATTGAAACTTCTTTCCTTAATACTGATGAATTCTTATCTATTATGGAAAGTATTACTGCTAATATAGTTAAAGATGTTTACGGAATAGATATCCCTACTCCATTCCCTAGATTAAATTATTATGATGCTATGGAAATGTACGGAAGCGATAAGCCTGATACGAGATTTGAATTAAAACTTATCAATGTTGAAGATGCTGTTAGAGGCTGTGATTTTGCAGTATTCAAAAATGCTTTAGATAATAAATTTATAATAAGATGTTTGAATGCTAAAGGCGGGGTTGATAAATTAAGCAGAAAAGATATTGACGACTTTACTAAATATGTTGGTATATTTGGTGCTAAAGGTCTTGCTTGGATGAGAGTTACTGAAAACGGACTTGAGTCTAACATCGTTAAATTCTTCTCTGAAGAAAATCAAAAGAAAATTTTAGAAGTTACAAAATCAGAAAAAGGCGACTTATTATTTTTTGTTGCTGACACTCCAAAAGTTACATTCGATGCTTTAGGTAATTTAAGATTAAGAGTTGCTGAGAAATTAAATTTAATAGATAAAGACAAATTAAACTTCTTATGGGTAGTAGAGTTTCCATTATTTGAATATGATCACAAAGAAAAGAGAATATCCGCTACTCACCACCCATTCACTGCCCCAGTACCTGAAGATGTTGCTATACTTGAAAGCGAGCCTCTAAAAGTGAGAAGCGATACTTATGACTTAGTATTAAACGGCAATGAAATAGGCGGCGGTGGTCAGCGTATTTATGATAGTAAGATACAAGCTACTATATTCAAACTTTTAGGCATAGATGAAGAGAAAGCTAAAATAAGATTCGGATTCTTACTTGATGCTTTAAAATATGGTGCTCCTCCTATGTGCGGTATGGCTTTTGGTATAGACAGAGTTATAATGTTATTACAAAAACAAGACAGCATAAGAGAAGTTATAGCATTCCCTAAAACTCAGAAGGGACAATGTTTGATGAGCAGCTGTCCTTCTACTGTTGATGCCGACCAATTAGAAGAGCTTCATTTGAAAGTTGAAGAATAATTTATAAATAAGTTATAAATATAAAGCCTCTTAAAGTTATAAGGGGCTTTTATTTTTTTAAATTTGTTCTAATTCCCCACCCTTTATGCTTTTTTATTTTATCTGTTATTTCTATTTTTTATTTCTTTATTGTTGTATTAGAATTTATAGCACCCACCCAAGCAGATTTTTAATTTAAAAATTTCATAACGCACGCTGAGCCAAATAAAAAATATAGTGAAATTAAAAATGCAACTCTTTTTATATTAAAAAATCTGCTCACCGTGCGGTAAACTAATTTAAAAATCTAATTAATACTTGGGCGGGGGTGCTTTTATTATTTGAGTTTGAAATATAAATGAAGTTATAATTTTAAATATACAATAAAGAATAAAGGGCGGGGATTCTGAATAAATTGTTCATTTTTATTTAATATACATTTAATTGTATAAAAATATTTAAAATAAAATATAGCCAAAAAAGATATATAAAAACAAATAGGAATATAATATTTTATTATTATATTCTTATTTGTATATACGTATAAAGATTTTATAAATTAATGCTTATAAATCTGCAGGCTCTCTCTGCAGCATCTTCTATTAGTGCTTTAGAATTTTTTATAGCTTCCTCAAGAGGCATAGCTCTTTTTAAAGCAGGCATAATAGATACAATTCCCATATCATAAACTGCCTCAGCTCCATCTCTTATATCACCTACTATAGCAATTACAGGAGTATTAGAAGCTCTTCTTGCAACACCTACAGGCACTTTACCTTTTTTTGTCTGACCGTCAATAGCACCTTCACCAGTTATAATAAGAGAAGCATCTTTTATTTGTTCCTCAAAATCTATAATATCAAGCACAGCATCAATACCGCTTTTTAATTGAGCATTACAAAAGGCAACAAGACCGCCTCCAAGCCCTCCAGCAGCACCTGATCCTTCTATATAGTCTATTTCTTTATTAAATTTTTCTTTAACAATTCTTGCTATATTTTTAAGTCCGTCATCAAGTATCTGAAAGCTTTCTTCTGTAACACCTTTTTGTTTTCCGTATATAGCAGTAGCTCCATTTTCACCATATAGTGGGTTTTTCACATCACAAGCAACCTTTATTTTTATATCAAATATTCTTTTATCTACATTGCTGTCATCTATGTAAGCAACCTTTATCATATTTTCAGCAATAGCATTGAGTTCATTATTATCTTTATCTAAAAATCTATATCCTAAAGCACTAGCCATTCCAATACCGCAATCATTAGTAGCACTTCCGCCTATACCTATTAATATTTCTTTTATATTACTATTTAAAGCATCTT
It encodes the following:
- a CDS encoding cell division protein FtsQ/DivIB, producing MKNKTFNESKLRKKLQKNKLSQKQKKLIKKIVLYFLLIIFIIGIGFIFNKAKVLRVEIRGLKLIAPITIIEEANLSDYNNKSLFFIPKKEIKQRIEKNIRLQVESIKISFPDLLIVNIKERETLFLAESQNGIYEITDDGYIIRNSSIYNYDVPYITGLTITSTNEKIENDYTKYLRSVLYELKTNNYDIYNLISEINAFGKDLILYPRGYQVQVILDKYVTANKFVDLAAILKTVHDQATLTYRIDFRFNEAIIN
- the metG gene encoding methionine--tRNA ligase, coding for MTDKKFYITTPIYYPSDYLHIGHCYCTIAADTMARYKKIMGYDVYFLTGTDEHGEKIQRKAEEAKTTPKEYVDNIVDATKKLWKRLHIDYNHYIRTTDDYHERRVQNIFKQLYDKGYIYKGSYKGLYCVSDEAFFTESQVVKKDDGKCYCPDCEKELEYKEEECYYLKLSEFGDWLINYYKEHPEFLEPKERQNEMLKNFLLPGLEDLAVTRKGLKWGIPCPIDNEHSIYVWIDALSNYITALGYSEEDELYKKYWPCDVHFVGKEIVRFHAVIWPIMLKMLDVPLPKKVFGHGWVLFDDGKKMSKSRGNVVDPNTLIDKYGVDALRYFLMREINFGVDGFYSQELFLKRINSDLANDYGNLWHRITTMLGKYFDGVLPEEVESVYSDRERELKKAVLTLDANVESSLDSFKFQDALFNIWEVIKMVNKYVEESAPWNLAKDETKRDHLANVMYISFQAYYIVTAYLQIFFVETPKKVFNRLGLGDSVPLEDAKKWGSLKAGIKIEKGEPLFNRYDIEKEIGVSSEENKKEVNPPKEDKHKPYIEKEDFEKLELLTATIVVAEKVENADKLLKFVVDIGGGEQRVVVSSIAEYYKPEEMVGKTVLYLANLKPKKFRGVNSHGMLLLADNGETLSLMVTERGFNAGCEVN
- the tlyC gene encoding hemolysin C, translated to MPIKKILKKIVKKNKDNYNDKSHYINLSLLTEEEREIVINTIELKSKNVKDIMIPRVDVNMLHIDTSYEKVIKAFNRDRNSRIPVYKDGIDDIVGVLYVKDLVDIDEKTFNLKKIIHKAFFVPISISLMELLKNFRTKQIHIAMVVDEYGGFSGIVSMEDVLEEIVGDIRDEFDEEDDEEVKSNDDGSFLVDARMRIDEINKYGILPDIPDDDADTVGGFLFSYLGRLPKRNEAIKYNGYSFTVVGKSGNIVTKIRIEKLNKNSGEEEEENKEDEYNIENDDI
- the ybeY gene encoding rRNA maturation RNase YbeY, whose product is MKKVNVFNNTDYDINLNIYRYFLYHAVKAANIDGEVNLVFSNDDYIRGLNKQFRNKDKATDVLTFPMGEAKDGGDIVISYEWVLDRYSEDKIKMTVIKLIVHSILHLQGIHHNYTEKSLKKNYKRMRELYKKILEHIKGNYNANKEDIKKDS
- a CDS encoding HDIG domain-containing metalloprotein encodes the protein MNTNKKIIKSIINKTLNMERIFQLLIAVILYIITLVLVFPTYVQKITIPSIGETVKEPLIAKSNIKYKNVEETQRLITYLQANVRPIFEMPESIEKESLLKVSNMFNFIRSFDTNNVSFDEIYDAVISEYNLNINKTIFSNAIVNKDNIGYESKVIDTLKSLFEVGIISKRNLTPETLRLILNNGIFIYKYNDYVVEERIAAKNRIFFLENLKNEISSILGNRYNDLNVFHINTISSIINVFLVDNLIYNSEKTQEEINKIQLSVDPIYTTIKAGFPILEEGERVTEDKVKLLKYILDNNSFFEYNIRNLIGQGLFILMLFSFVGYIIFKYKIEFYTNFKNFILFSLEYLLIISIAYFISNYVSDKLINIPFYIYTFIPMFSMLNTLLGARRGISAIVTVCITLLAANMVQADVYEFFSLFVISMITSIATKKINSRNGVLWLGIQIGVSLSIVSLINAFIKDDFNFNYMIFVFAFASGLIQAILVMIILPICEYLLETATIFRLQELADLNNPLLRQLQINAPGTYHHSINMANLVETIADEIGEDGRLACVSAYYHDIGKIENPLYFIENTNRDDNRHNKLKPTLSAAIVKSHVRFGVEIAKKYRLPKEIIAAIKEHHGTSLIKYFYADALKEDPDIDVSLFTYGGPKPQSKITAILMILDSIEAASRTIDSPTKEKLASLIDSIVKSKMTEGELNDSGLTLQDIETIKRISLQKILISLHERIKYPELPKDVGKDNNNKNEKAENTEKNTKTDTKKVSKTKERFIKNINTKKEAINKDKVKK
- a CDS encoding PhoH family protein, whose product is MIYILKDMYISNTEISLEKVINISDNVFKERESSLINMRIKLPYLGRNIEMKTISQGEYLEKMIFNDIVFSTGAAGTGKTFLSVAYGISLLAENKIERMIITRPVVEAGESLGYLPGDFKEKISPYMRPVYDALYSLLSSDIILRYTEENKIEVAPLAYMRGRTLSRAFIILDEAQNTTVAQMKMFLSRIGEKSKAVITGDITQSDLPKNVKSGLEHSIKILNNIEGIAFHHFDKKDVIRHRLVTKILEAYDNADNIKE
- the aspS gene encoding aspartate--tRNA ligase, which produces MRFKSAYNGILTKDDIGKEVKLAGWVLRRRDHGGVIFVDLRDRTGFVQIVFNPEISKEAHNDAQDLRSEYVISVEGKIRARSPEMVNPKIPTGEIEVMVEKMELLNTSETPPFLLEDDIDTGEDIRLKYRYLDLRRNKVFNNLYKRFQITNAFRKHLADNGFIDVETPILNKSTPEGARDFLVPSRLNAGDFYALPQSPQIFKQILMIGGFERYYQVAKCFRDEDLRADRQPEFTQVDIETSFLNTDEFLSIMESITANIVKDVYGIDIPTPFPRLNYYDAMEMYGSDKPDTRFELKLINVEDAVRGCDFAVFKNALDNKFIIRCLNAKGGVDKLSRKDIDDFTKYVGIFGAKGLAWMRVTENGLESNIVKFFSEENQKKILEVTKSEKGDLLFFVADTPKVTFDALGNLRLRVAEKLNLIDKDKLNFLWVVEFPLFEYDHKEKRISATHHPFTAPVPEDVAILESEPLKVRSDTYDLVLNGNEIGGGGQRIYDSKIQATIFKLLGIDEEKAKIRFGFLLDALKYGAPPMCGMAFGIDRVIMLLQKQDSIREVIAFPKTQKGQCLMSSCPSTVDADQLEELHLKVEE
- a CDS encoding glycerate kinase, whose protein sequence is MKKIIIIPDSFKGSASSMEVCSCIERGVLKVFKNAIIKKIPVADGGEGTVDSIIYAAGGNIKKVYVKNPLGETIEAKYGIISKDKAVIEMAEASGITLVDDNERNPLKYSTYGTGELIKDALNSNIKEILIGIGGSATNDCGIGMASALGYRFLDKDNNELNAIAENMIKVAYIDDSNVDKRIFDIKIKVACDVKNPLYGENGATAIYGKQKGVTEESFQILDDGLKNIARIVKEKFNKEIDYIEGSGAAGGLGGGLVAFCNAQLKSGIDAVLDIIDFEEQIKDASLIITGEGAIDGQTKKGKVPVGVARRASNTPVIAIVGDIRDGAEAVYDMGIVSIMPALKRAMPLEEAIKNSKALIEDAAERACRFISINL